Within Gemmatimonadota bacterium, the genomic segment ACTGTGAGGTTTAAGACATCGGCTATTGAACTGCCTTTGTATCGGATTTCGAGGGTTTCTCTGTTGTATCGGCTGCCACCGCATACGTCGCAGGTGACGAATACGTCGGGGAGGAAGTGCATTTCGATGCGGCGCACGCCATCGCCCTGGCAGGCTTCGCAGCGCCCGCCTTTGATGTTGAAGCTGAAGCGCCCAGCGCCATAACCGCGCACTCTGGATTCGGGCAATTGGGCGTAGAGTTCGCGTATGGCTGTGAAGAGTCCCGTGTATGTGGCGGCATTTGATCGCGGGGTGCGCCCGATTGGGGATTGGTCTATGCGAATGACTTTGTCGATTTGTTCAACGCCTTCGATAGATTTATGAGGCAATGGTTCTGTGCTGGCGCGGTGGAGTTGTCGGGCGAGCGCGGGATACAGGGTGTGATTGATGAGCGAGCTTTTGCCCGAGCCAGATACGCCGGTGACGCATACAAAAACGCCCAGGGGAATATCGATATTGACGTTTTGCAAGTTGTGTCCGCTGGCGCCTCTGATTGAGAGATGCCCGCGGGGG encodes:
- a CDS encoding ATP-binding cassette domain-containing protein codes for the protein PRGHLSIRGASGHNLQNVNIDIPLGVFVCVTGVSGSGKSSLINHTLYPALARQLHRASTEPLPHKSIEGVEQIDKVIRIDQSPIGRTPRSNAATYTGLFTAIRELYAQLPESRVRGYGAGRFSFNIKGGRCEACQGDGVRRIEMHFLPDVFVTCDVCGGSRYNRETLEIRYKGSSIADVLNLTVNRARTFFRNIPAAQRQLKSLADVGLGYLRLGQPATSLSGGEAQRVKLATELARTATGKTLYLLDEPTTGLHFDDIRVLIEVLDRLVDRGNTVLIIEHNLDVVKRADWIIDLGPDAGEKGGNIVATGTPETIAQNPSSHTGRFLKEYRG